The sequence aatatatgtacagtgtagtttcacttaacagaatcgggaagattaagccaaaatcgatttgtagaaaaaaaaaatgggcacgtacacacatgcgcacacaggtgcccacactaggcttcatggtcatggtagtctttcccggGGTAAACTCAagtgtcccttatttgggagtgagaaagttggcaaccctacttgaacaccccccccccaaccatcggcccatccgcaagaatattgtcaatattaaaccggtccgtggtgcaaaaaaggttggggacccctgctttaattGTTGCTTAGATCCAGCTTTAGATCGTTCATCTTCTAAACTaatgataccaaataaatcagctgtgtttattaaatcttttcaatgaaatgtggtattgttgatgctTGGCGGTCTTTTTtcatccagtttttttttattcgtttttctctcatgttcatcatacatattccacGATTGATcttttttattgatagccaaatgattccatcAGTTCGATCCTGTGAATAGAAAGAGATTGCTGTCTGAGATCATGCTCCTGTGCtcctatctttaaatctccctggtcgTCTTCAAACAAATAGGTTTTGGcgaatttaatttaactttgttatctgataaaaattttttaaagtttatggagagacaaattactttttttttgaagcGAATACGTTagaggagacttctagtcttatcagatgggatgcctCTAAGgtgtatattagaggacaaattatttcttatgctgcaagtattaagaaaaaagctaataaagagagaagtgatttagctaatcagctgaaacaattagaccaagaGTATGCTTTGGCTTCAGAACCTGCCTTATATAAAAGATGTGTTGAAGCTAAAACTGAATATAATCTCCTTTTAACCTATCCAATTAAAACacaactcctaaaagataaatGTCAATTTTATATTTATGAAGATAAAACAAGTAAATTATTGGCTGATCAAATTAAAACCCTTATAGCTAAATgcagattaaagaaatatgcaaagctaatggtgataggacaacttttagggaattttattctaaactctaTGGTTCTGACTCTTCTAAGGATAacactgtaatgaacaattttttaaacCAACTAAACATTCCTACAATTTCTGCTAACAACAGAAATTTgttggaacaacctatttcttttgaggaaattgttgaggtTGTGCGCTCATTACAATTGAGGAAAGctccgggtccagatggattttctggagagttttataagaccttttccttactgcttatacctcatttatattCATTTTTTTGGGATTCATTCAAGTCGGGCAGactccctcaatctttttataagccttccatttcgcttatccttaataaggatccaactgaatgctgcTCTTACAGACCAATTTCtctacttaatgttgatactaagatcctatctaaagttttggcccataggattgaaaatattttgccatctGTCATTTCCgataaccaaactggatttatcaaaaatcgatattctcactttaatattcaTCGGTTATTAAATGGTATTTTTTTCTCCTTCTAACATGATATCGGAATATGTGGTAcccctagatgctgagaaagctttcgacagagttgaatggaattatttatttaaaactttagaaaaattcaattttggacccATTTTCATTcgatggattaaattactttatttagctccttccgctagggttatcactaattcttggaattccaaaccatttaagcttcaatgtggcactagacaaggctgtccgttgagccctttgctttttgatctggccttagaacctttAGCCGTTGCCttttgagaatctaatgatatcaccggtattttaaggagagacactattcaCAAAGTCTCGCTGTACGCTGATGAtctgctgctatttatttctaatgtttgGACTTTGTTACCCCAtgcgctttctttactctcctgttttagccagttctcaTGTTACAAATTAATcctacataaaagtgaacttttccctttgaataatttgatactaacaaattctaaccttccttttaaaattgtaagaaaccaatttacctacttgGGTGTAACAATGACTTAAAAACTATAGGggtctatttaaagaaaattttcttaccctattgaatCACGTAAAAAGGATACCATCAAATCGGTCGCCTCTTTCGTTATTGCTGATTGGCCAAATTAACTCTATTAAAATcaatatattacctaaatttatatatctttttcaggcattgcctgtttttattcctaaatttttctttgattctcttgactctattatatcttctaatatatggaagaataagcgttctagattaaataaaattcatcttcagaaagataaaaagaatggaggattaaccttaccaaactttagattttattattgggcagttaatataagaaatcttacattttgaattatattaccTTAATCGTGAGGATTGCCCGATGAGttttttagaagctaactctgttaataaattttctattatttctcttcttggatcctcatttcctttgtctctgagtaagttaactgataatctggtagttaaacacactatgagaatttggatacaattccaaAAATAATTTGGCTTCTttcgagtcccattttttctaattttttttaaaccctctatgattgatgtggcttttaaagaatgggatagattaggtattaaatgctttcaggacttgtttgtagagggaagtctctttttgtttgaacaactgtcaactaaatatagtttacccaaaacttttttcgatacctacaaataagagattttttacggtctcaaataagtacatttcctaaaagttctgataagaatctactagatgtaatttttaatttgaaatcttttttataatggatctatatctaatatttataatatgctgttgggaatgagaagtgttcctttagataaaaatctttgggaacaagatttacagacttcaatttctgaggaaacttggaatcaaatttttaaattgattaacatttcatcgttatgtgcctgccactctctcctacaatttaaaatgGTCCAGTGGGCCCATATggccaaggataagttgtcttgtttttatttagatatatctccatattgtgataaatgtaataatggagaagcttcactcattcatatgtttttgaCATGTCTGactcttggaaaatattggaaagaagtatttcaaactttctcgatacttttcaaagtaaactttaagcctaatcctttgaccgctttatttggtattgttgggggaaaggatattattttggagtcatctgacttgcacattttggcttttatgtctcttatggccagaaggatgctcttgcttaaatggaaagatgtggcccctccgattcacgcccaatggttacgtgatgtgatgtcatgtttaaatttagaaaaatttcgatgttcaatctctgaatctagccaagactttcaaacattgtggggaccttttttgaattgtTTTCAGAACCTTTGATAtgctgttaaagcacaggtgatgactaataattttttttcctttactaatcagcttcggtcttggtagtgggttagatttttttttagataataaaattactatatttcacATGTTATGAATtatttaatctgtatgaatatagggtaaggattCTTTATATGTGATTTAGTGTAATGTATTGATACATTTTTTCTTGTACTCTAtttttatatgtaaaattaataaaaaaaatattggaaagacgagcctcaggactcggtggggggggggagaaaggatTTTCATTTAAATCTCAGTTGAACTTTCATGAAGTGGTCTTGTTATGAAGGATGTGCATTcttatttaatatttaaaaattaattttcaaatgTACTTTAtggataattttaattttcttctttAGAGTTGTTTCGCATTTTTACGGAAATGGAGATCTTTGTGATTTAACAGGAAAACCACGGCAAGTGGTTGTAAAATTGAAGTAAGTTTAGTACTAATGAAGTCTGTACTATCTTTACTCCTAACAATTCAATAGGTAATCTATATTTTCAAACTTAAATTATGTATGATTTTATAAAAGATTTACGGGCCATAATTATTTTGTAAATGCCAGTCAAAATTTGTTACATACAATGCATATAAATGTACTTTTGTCACAGGTGTAAGGAATCCGAATCTCCACATGCAGTCACAATCTATATGCTTGAGCCACAAACCTGTCAGTACATTCTGGGAGTGAGTAAAAAGTATTTCTTGCTGTATTTTGcatttatatttgtttattattcTTAATAAAACAGTGGGATTTATAATTTTTGGCAGAAAATGCTCCTTTATCACGAATGACTTCAGGTGTTCATCCAAATACCTTGCAAATCTCTCATGTCAATGTTAGCCTTGAAGTATGTGTTTTGCTTTTTACCGAGCATGGGATTTTTGATGTAGTCAAACTGAGAAGTaacatggatggaaggtgtacCAAGTTGGAAAGGGACAAATGACATAGCAAGGGTCCTTTCACAGCAAATCTAGACAGCATTATTACTGCTATTAAAGTGCAATTATTTACATTGTAAACAATGTTTCTACTACCTTAGGAAGCTTTATGCAGTGAGGTGAGATGTAAGGTACAGCAGTGTCCCAGTTAATTGGTGTTGcaggtaaggtattggtgtaggCTGTGGTAACGAACTCTGCTCGTTCTAATTGCCTAAATACTACTTCATATCTTTTTAGGTGGAATCACCAATAATTTGTAAAATTCTGGATACAGCTGATGAGAATGGATTGTTTTCAGCACCCAGCTAAACACATGCAGACTGAATACCTGTTGGTAGAACAAAACTGACTAAATATTTGTGGACCGAACATGTTATGAAAATCTATAATAAGTGTTTATTACATATCAGTTCCTTTTAATATTGGACACCTGGAACCAAGTATTTGACAGACATCTCTATACATAAAGAAGCAAGAACCAATCTACAATGATTGattgtaaatacactgtataaaaGACTGCATTGGAATACCTTTGTATGTTTGAGACAATACTTGAAACTTGTACATCTGCTGTGCTTAATGTAATTTTACAAAGAtgtaaattttaaatttaaactTTTTCCAGTTCTTTTCTGCAAGGATCATCTTTGTGTTAAATTCTTTAATTTACTTGCTACTTTGGTAAACTTTTGAAGTGTTTATTTACTGCACTCAACTAACAATTTGATGCTCCAAATCTCACCCATAAATGTTTTTAATGTTTGTCATTTTCCATTCAATTTTGATAACACTTAGAAAAGTATTATGTCCTCTGATTCTCCATCTATTTGTAATATAAAAATGCGTGTAATTTTCTTATGTCTGTGAATAAACATTCAAGTGCAAGTTGTGGAAAGTATTTCAGTGGTTCAGTTCATTATAGGAGACAAATTACCATGTTGATTATAAAGTCTGTTCACATGCACATCTACAAGAATTGATTAATCACAGATCAGGAAGGTCCCAGATTTAGACCCCATTCTGTCCTTTAATCACAGTGAGACACATCCATTAACTTCAATATTTGATTAGGTAGGGAACAATAAAGAAGCCCTTTCCTTCTATCCGTCAGTAATCTGTATCCCATCTAGAAATGCACAGATCCATGCATATGATAAAGACATGATCCAGTGAGAAGGGACTTTGACCATGGTTATAACATTTGGACTAGATGTGGTAGGCAAAATGTTTAAATGGAAGTCTGGGCAAATGAGATGGTGAACAACTGAAGGGAAAATCTATCAGCAGCAAAAGCATGAAGAGCATCCACTAAAAGTGACACAAATTATTTCATGTTTCTCAAAACACTTCCAATGACTGCTAGTTCTGGCCATTTCATGCTGGAGAGACAACTCAGATTTACATTGTATAAAGTGGCTTCTGTCATTTTCAGAGGGTGAATTAAGCAACAAGTCTCATTCCTAAAATATCTATGGAAATTTTAATTGTGTATTTTAACATTATGGTAGGAACCATTTAACATTACACTGAGAAtgttttaacattttaaatgaaTGCTAGAGAACTTAGTTCTAggtttaattatttaaaattaaaacGCTACCTACTTGCCTTTTCTGGGGGCAACTAAGACTTAGCAAGAAATTCATTTTGGAGAGCAATTGGGGGATTAACAACAAATACTTGCCAGAGATATTTGCTTCGTGTGAATGAATATTTCACCAGAATTTCCTGCTTCAATACAGTAGTGCTTTCCAGTTTACATCCAGCCTCTGGTTGAAAAAAGTATCCTTGATCcccctttaaatattttaattaagaTCTCCACCATATGGTTGCAGACAGTTCAGAAAACCTCTAACTATCTACCCCTTCAATTCCTCCCATAGTTTTTATGTACCCTTATCAGTTTCCTCTTCACATTCCATCTCGGGCAACATTGATGATTctcctctgcaccaactccagtgcaatcacattcTTTCTTTATCATGATGAATGGAACTGTATGTAACATTCCGACTATGGCCTAACTATAAAGTTTCCTAAAGTGGTACTAAGTCCACTGTGTTCTTTGCCCAGCTAAATGAAGTGAGCATCCTGTATGACATCTTTAACATCCTATCTACCTATGCTGCCACATTCAAGAATCTTTCGACTTGTATGCCAAAGTCCatcccagacaacatcctggtgaattttctctgcaaaaAAGATTCTggggaaaaagggaaaaaatacatGTTACTTCTAACCCTACTGTTTTTTTTCATGAACTGGTGAGTACCCTCCAGATTGATTAGACTTAAATTCATAAAAACTAGTAATTCTGGAAAGAATCTGGAAGAATTAAGTAATGATAGAGCTGAACACAATTCTTCCAAGATGTTTCTGGAATTATGGAAAATGGGCAGAATGCCACAAGTGTGCTCTCACTGAAGGGTGTGTTAAGCTGAGGAAGTGGGGTAAAAATGAAAGATAACTGTCTTCTGAGCAGACCTATAAACTTTAGGATGTGCTGTTGGGCAGTGGTAGAGACCAGGGAAAATATTCTGCTGATAGCTCTATAGTACCTGGGCTTAGGGGATCTGAAGAAACGATAACTGATGAAAACAATTGCAAATGTAGCATTCAACATATTTGGTTAAAGTGAATATTGTCTTTtgtagaataaggtaaaaaacTGCAATAAAAATCAAGCAACTTAAGGAAAGTAAATCAACATGATAAGAACAGTGCTATATTTCAAGGTGATACAGTTACTGTTCACATATTTGGAATAGCAGCCATTTAAAAATTGCTCTTAGAAACAacatagctttttaaaaaaaagttgcaacATTCTTGCAAGAAGATTTATTAAAACAAGGCAATTAAGTTTAATGTTTGTGAAAATAACTTTGGTGGGAGATTACAATGTCCATGCCTATATGCTGTTCATCCATTGTGTTTTGATAATTAGGCAAAACAGACACAGCTGCCAACATGCAACAAATTTAGCACAGACACAGTGGGTTGAATCATCTCCATCAAACTGATGGGATCATTATTTGGTCAGCCAAGTAATTCTCATGCTCCAGAACAAAAGCTTGTATTTTTGCTGTATGGTAATTCATAGCATTGTGCGATTTGGCAAATCCACAAGCAGCATTCATAGACAGTTTGGACTGCTTGATTTCAGGGAAGAACTGCTCTTGTAAATACTATAATAAGGCTCAATCTTTCCATTGATGGGGATTGAGTTATTTTGTACACAATTCTGGTGGCCAACAGGCACTCTGGGGTTTAATATACCACCACTTGAGTGACTGGGTCCACAAGACTGATCCACTAACTTTCTCTGCGGTTTAGGAGACAGTATATAAGCTGAATTCAGTTCATGATGAGATGATTTGTTTCTGTTCACATCCAGGCTCCCTTTACCTACTGCTCGTAACCAAGTCTTGTGCTTACGCCAGCAGCAGCTAAGGGCCATACATTGTGGGCACCAGAGAATTCTCTTCCTGAGTCCGGCACTGTTGCGTGAATATATAAATGGATTTAGTCCTGATTTGAAGAATATTAACGTGAATCCAAATAGCTTAAATTGATTTAAAATGAAACTACTCTGTGGTGTTGAGACATCTTGCAAGAAGGAGATTCCTAATGGCAAGCAGCAAACTATTACTGAGAGTATAATGATAACACATGTCATTACAGCCTTTGAATCTTTCGTGCCTGGTAGTTTCACAGAGGACACCAGTTGAAACCCTCTTTGAGAAGCCTGCACATGAGTATGTCCTTGTGTGTAAGAGGGTGTTTGCATGTGCCAGAGATTATTGGAATTCTGATTTTGGTAAAGAGGTTGTTTCACAGTGCGCACACTCTCTGTAGCTGCTTTTATGAGGGTGTTGGGTCCCATTGTATCAATAGTAATGACAGCACACTTCCTCAGATGTGCTTTCCTCTTCAAGGCAAAagctatcatcaggtaggagaccGATACAGCTCCCACGCAAAATGCAAAATCTGTAACATACAGATAGAGAATGACTCTACCATCTTTATTGGAGCTTCCAAACAGGGGCACGCATACTTTGGATCTATCAGGATATGTACCAAAGGTAGCAAAGGTAGCGAGGGTAAAGCTCAGGGTCCACAGGCTGATGGTGAGGATAAGTGTGGAGTGTGAAGAAGCTGTTGTATTGGGTTGCGGTCCAAATATCATTCGCAAGCGATGGAGAGCTATTGTGGTCACAGATTTGAGGGACATTATTACCAATCCAGCACTggtgaggtgaaaggtgaagcaaaAAGCCTCAGAGACACTGCTGTCTGAatcaaaaaataaaatataagcgAACAtgggtgttgtcacagagcaaatGAACAGATCACAGAAGGACAGGTTCAATATCATAAAGTCAAAGTTAGTCCGGAACTTTCTAAAGGCTGGATCAAAGAAGGGCAAGAAAACGATCAGGTTGCCGTACGTTCCCAGACAGAAGGCAAGAAGCAGTAGGAGGGTACATGCCGTTAGGTTGGTGGTGAGGATTAGCTGCTGGATATATCCTGCTGTTTCCGTGCCAGTGGCCCAGGCGGTCGAGCTGTTGATGACATTTGGAAAGCTCTGGTCGGCTAAAGGCCATCTTTTGTATGTTATGTTCATCGTTAAGCTCCGACACCCAGAGGACCTGTTTCTGAATCGCCAGTGGGTAGGTGCCTAAAATCctcagatggtggaaatctgaagtaaaaacgtTTCTCAGAAGAGCAGAAAATAGAAGTCTATTCATCCCCTGAATAAACAGAAGGGGCAGAGAACCGCTGCAGGGTAGGAACTCTCCCACTGATTCTCACTTCGAGCATCCAAAGGACACCAGTTCGAATTCTGATACTCGGTAGCGCCCGAGCAGGACCTCCAGCTTACTGAACCGGGATACCCAGCGTCCAGCCCGGGATCCCGCCCCGGCCTTACCTGCAGGAGCAACTTCGTGGGGGGCGTGCGATGTATCATTCCGGCCGCCACTTAGTGCTGCTGACCAGGGCATAGCGCTGCCCGTCGGCGCTGTACCAGAATCCCGGGCATAGGCGTCAATCCCACGGGAACTCGGCGGGCCGAATTTAGGCAAAGTTTAATTTCCCGCGGAGAGGCGGCCTCAGGGTCGGCGACGGGCATAACACTTCTAATTCTCCGGCGAGGCCCATCCACAACCGATGTTTCCTGGAAGGCGCAGGACCGTTTCCTAGCAGCTCTTTCACCGGCTCCCCCCAGAGCCCGGCTTTCGCCGGTCGGCTCCTCGTGCAGCCAGCGCACTGCGCCAAGGGCTGCTCTCGGTCACGCCGCTGCAGAGAGGGTCTGAGCGCATGATCGGCCTTTGCTGGAAAGCAGGACAGACCCATGTCAGAGTGCAGGAGTGACCAGTATCAGACTACAAGTTTGGTGCACTGTTAGAATGGGCATTTCATGGGCTCGGCTTGTGTGCACAGGAATTTAGAGTAGAGGTGAAAGGAATGTTTTAAGACTGGGGAGCCCTGATAAGTTGGATACAGGAATATCTAGAATTTATATGAACTACTTATTGTTTAACTTACTGTTAAATAATAAATACTTATCCATCTCAAACAGATGAAGCACTTTATTTTTGTCCAAAGGCTTGAGTATCTTTGGAATACTCTTTCTCAAAGATCAGTGAAAGCAGTGACTTCAAAAATTTAAGATTTCATTATTTAGTATTTCAGCAAAATTCAGTAACAAGTGTTTCTCACCCTTAACACTCACAATGGACTTTATCGCTATAATAAGCTTATTTTTAAGAGTAGCATCTCAACCTGCTCCCTGGCAGAAAGCAATGGATCAGGTACTGCAGAGCTGCCCAGGCAGTcaagtgttacctggatgacatcatagttactggtgaggatgacaaggagcatCTGCAAAATCACAAGGCAATGTTAAAGAGATCAGAAGATTATGGGTTCAGAGCACAACAGGACATGTGTTAActctttaaaccaaacatcacttattgtggtcacacaagcagtggtggatgccccagggTCAAAGGGCATGTTTCAGACTTTTTTAGGACTCATCAATTACTGTAACAAGTTTCTGCCAAACCTGTGCTCCATCCCTTGACTTTATTACTACAGATAGGGAAGGAATTGTGAAAGACAGAGCAATGAGCTGATTATACAAAAGGCAAGTGAAATGGGGTGTCAGACCATGTACTCACACATGCTGATCCAGATCATCCAGTGAAACTTTTGTGACACCTCTTCTTATGGTATtgatgcagtcatgtcacatgctaAAGTGAAAGAATTAAACACCccacagcctttgcatcacattcctttattaagaaaaattatgcacagattgacagaaaggCCTTGAATCTGGTTTGGGGTATAAAAAGCATTTCAACTAGTACTTATATGGGAGAGAGTTTGCCCTCATTACTGGTCATCAACTACTAGTGCCCATTCTCAATCTGCAGAAAGATGTCCCAGAACACTTGGTCAATGACAGTGGACCACAGTTTGGTGCATAAGTTTCAGTCATCTCTGAAAAaataatggaataagacatattacatctgcaccgtaccactCAGCTACAAATagcttggcagaaaggtttgtccacagtctaaagaatgcaatgcaagcaatgtcagcagaacacaaaacactgacactgaatcagaatctcatcaatttcctccttgtgtatcacaatgcagcacattctacaaccaacaactcaccaatcatcaaacaagagaaaatctgcagatgctagaaatcaaagcaacacacacaaaaggctggaggaactcagcaggccaggcagcacctatggggagAAAAGTACAATCAACAATTCTTTGGTCATCACTTGTCATCATGCTTGGATTACCTCAAACCCAGTcacagaaggagtatgcagggcaagcagctgagacaaattgaaaaCTCCTCAAATGAGGTTCAATtattcactcctggacaagcagt comes from Mobula hypostoma chromosome 8, sMobHyp1.1, whole genome shotgun sequence and encodes:
- the gpr75 gene encoding LOW QUALITY PROTEIN: probable G-protein coupled receptor 75 (The sequence of the model RefSeq protein was modified relative to this genomic sequence to represent the inferred CDS: inserted 1 base in 1 codon) — translated: MNITYKRWPLADQSFPNVINSSTAWATGTETAGYIQQLILTTNLTACTLLLLLAFCLGTYGNLIVFLPFFDPAFRKFRTNFDFMILNLSFCDLFICSVTTPMFAYILFFDSDSSVSEAFCFTFHLTSAGLVIMSLKSVTTIALHRLRMIFGPQPNTTASSHSTLILTISLWTLSFTLATFATFGTYPDRSKVCVPLFGSSNKDGRVILYLYVTDFAFCVGAVSVSYLMIAFALKRKAHLRKCAVITIDTMGPNTLIKAATESVRTVKQPLYQNQNSNNLWHMQTPSYTQGHTHVQASQRGFQLVSSVKLPGTKDSKAVMTCVIIILSVIVCCLPLGISFLQDVSTPQSSFILNQFKLFGFTLIFFKSGLNPFIYSRNSAGLRKRILWCPQCMALSCCWRKHKTWLRAVGKGSLDVNRNKSSHHELNSAYILSPKPQRKLVDQSCGPSHSSGGILNPRVPVGHQNCVQNNSIPINGKIEPYYSIYKSSSSLKSSSPXLSMNAACGFAKSHNAMNYHTAKIQAFVLEHENYLADQIMIPSV